A region of Aliivibrio fischeri DNA encodes the following proteins:
- the ribF gene encoding bifunctional riboflavin kinase/FAD synthetase gives MELIRGIHNITPDHKGCVMTIGNFDGVHLGHQQVLQQVKSKAKELGLPSVVMTFEPQPMEFFAKEKAPARLTRLRDKFVQLKKLEIERLLCINFNQKFAEQSADEFVEDLLVRLLDVKFLVVGDDFCFGKHRKGNFAMLQEAGKKHGFEVVNTQSFCLQQQRVSSTAIRSALLHNKLDDVATMLGRHYSITGRVSHGRKLGRTIGFPTANIPLKRCVSPVSGVYVVQAKDSEGKQLGGVANIGHRPTVNGARQQLEVHFFDYKGNLYGQQLDVELLYKLRDEHKFESFDALKQQIELDSQAARVWLSENR, from the coding sequence ATGGAATTAATCCGAGGTATTCACAATATTACGCCAGACCATAAAGGCTGCGTAATGACGATAGGTAATTTTGATGGTGTTCATTTAGGACATCAGCAAGTATTACAACAAGTTAAGTCTAAAGCTAAAGAGCTAGGCTTACCGTCTGTCGTAATGACTTTTGAGCCTCAACCGATGGAGTTTTTTGCAAAAGAAAAGGCTCCGGCACGATTAACGCGTTTACGAGATAAATTTGTTCAGCTTAAAAAACTAGAAATAGAACGTTTATTATGTATTAATTTTAACCAGAAATTTGCAGAACAAAGCGCCGATGAGTTTGTCGAAGACTTGTTGGTGAGATTGTTGGATGTTAAGTTTTTGGTTGTGGGTGATGATTTCTGTTTTGGTAAACATCGCAAAGGAAATTTTGCCATGTTGCAAGAAGCAGGTAAAAAACATGGCTTTGAAGTGGTGAACACACAAAGTTTTTGCCTACAGCAACAACGAGTAAGTAGCACAGCAATACGTTCTGCACTTTTACATAATAAATTAGATGATGTCGCAACCATGCTAGGGCGACATTATAGTATTACAGGTCGTGTATCCCACGGTCGAAAATTAGGACGAACCATAGGTTTTCCTACAGCGAATATCCCATTAAAACGTTGTGTTTCTCCTGTCTCTGGCGTGTATGTTGTGCAAGCTAAAGATAGCGAAGGGAAACAATTAGGTGGTGTTGCCAATATCGGTCATCGCCCAACGGTAAATGGCGCTCGTCAGCAACTTGAAGTTCATTTCTTTGACTATAAAGGAAACCTTTATGGCCAACAGTTGGATGTTGAATTGCTTTATAAATTAAGAGACGAGCATAAATTTGAGTCTTTTGACGCTCTAAAACAACAAATAGAATTAGATTCTCAGGCAGCGCGGGTGTGGCTGTCTGAAAATAGATAA
- the ileS gene encoding isoleucine--tRNA ligase, producing the protein MSDYKDTLNLPETGFPMRGNLANREPEMLKRWYDEDLYGEIRKAKKGKKSFVLHDGPPYANGDIHIGHALNKILKDIIIKSKTLSGFDAPYVPGWDCHGLPIELMVEKKKGKPGQKISAAEFREECRKYAAGQVEGQKESFKRLGVMGEWDKPYRTMDFGTEANIIRSLGKIADQGHLLKGFKPVHWCTDCGSALAEAEVEYQDKVSPSIDVRFVAADEAATLAKFSTPEGHQGEGELSVVIWTTTPWTLPANRAVALHADLEYVLVQVEAHGEQKAQRLILASELAKSVLERANIEHYHNLGFAKGSDLELLQFNHPFYNFTVPAILGEHVTTDSGTGIVHTAPGHGQEDFVVGKKYDLEIANPVGSNGVYLPDTELFAGQHVFKANDSVLEVLKEKGALLHHHAYEHSYPHCWRHKTPIIFRATPQWFISMDQAGLRAKALEEVKSVEWMPEWGQNRIEGMIEGRPEWCISRQRTWGVPIALFVHKETAELHPDSLELIEKVAKLVEEKGIQAWWDVDAAELMGEEDAANYEKVLDTLDVWFDSGVTHFSVVDSREEYNFPEEERTHSADLYLEGSDQHRGWFQSSLISSVAMKGKAPYRQVLTHGFVVDGNGRKMSKSIGNVVAPKDVTNKLGADILRLWVASTDYTNEVAVSDEILKRSADAYRRIRNTARFFLANLSGFNPATDIVPAEEMVALDRWAVGRAFAAQQEIIKSYDEYNLHEVTQRLMHFCSIEMGSFYLDVIKDRQYTAKKGGHAQRSCQTALYYIVEALVRWMAPIMSFTADEIWNEMPGEREKFVFTGEWYQGLFDLAEGEEFNNEFWTEIQAVRASVNKLLEAARGEKVIGGALQAEVTLYADDALIAKINKLEDELRFVLLTSAATVKPLSEKTESAKATELDGLFVDVAASEAAKCERCWHHVADVGTIEGHEEVCGRCVSNVDGEGEERKFA; encoded by the coding sequence ATGAGTGACTATAAAGATACCTTGAACCTGCCAGAAACAGGATTCCCAATGCGTGGTAACTTGGCTAATCGTGAGCCAGAAATGCTTAAGCGTTGGTACGATGAAGACCTTTACGGTGAAATCCGTAAAGCGAAAAAAGGTAAGAAATCGTTCGTATTACACGACGGCCCTCCTTATGCAAATGGTGACATTCATATTGGTCACGCACTAAACAAGATTCTTAAAGACATTATTATTAAGTCGAAAACACTTTCTGGTTTCGATGCGCCGTATGTTCCTGGTTGGGACTGCCACGGCCTACCAATTGAATTAATGGTAGAAAAGAAAAAAGGTAAGCCGGGTCAAAAGATCTCTGCTGCTGAATTCCGTGAAGAATGTCGTAAATATGCGGCAGGCCAAGTTGAAGGTCAAAAAGAGAGCTTCAAGCGTCTAGGCGTTATGGGCGAGTGGGATAAACCTTACCGCACAATGGATTTTGGTACTGAAGCAAACATTATTCGTTCTTTAGGTAAAATTGCTGACCAAGGCCACTTATTGAAAGGTTTCAAACCTGTTCACTGGTGTACGGATTGTGGTTCTGCACTAGCTGAAGCGGAAGTTGAATACCAAGATAAAGTATCTCCATCAATTGATGTACGTTTTGTTGCCGCTGACGAAGCTGCTACATTAGCGAAATTCAGTACGCCTGAAGGTCATCAAGGTGAAGGTGAATTATCAGTTGTTATCTGGACAACAACACCTTGGACTCTTCCTGCAAACCGTGCAGTGGCATTACACGCAGATCTTGAATACGTATTAGTACAAGTAGAAGCACACGGTGAGCAAAAAGCGCAACGTCTGATCCTTGCTTCTGAACTGGCTAAGTCAGTATTAGAACGTGCAAACATCGAACATTACCATAACTTAGGTTTTGCTAAAGGTTCTGACTTAGAGCTTCTTCAATTTAACCACCCATTCTACAACTTTACGGTTCCTGCAATTTTAGGTGAACACGTAACGACTGATTCAGGTACAGGTATTGTTCATACAGCACCAGGCCATGGTCAAGAAGACTTCGTGGTTGGTAAAAAATACGATTTAGAAATCGCAAACCCAGTAGGTTCAAATGGTGTATATCTTCCTGATACTGAACTGTTTGCTGGCCAGCATGTATTCAAAGCAAACGACTCAGTACTTGAAGTATTGAAAGAAAAAGGTGCGCTACTGCATCATCATGCGTATGAGCATAGCTATCCACATTGTTGGAGACACAAAACACCAATCATCTTCCGTGCAACGCCACAATGGTTCATCTCAATGGATCAAGCGGGTCTTCGTGCTAAAGCGCTAGAAGAAGTGAAGAGTGTTGAGTGGATGCCTGAATGGGGTCAAAACCGCATTGAAGGTATGATCGAAGGTCGTCCTGAATGGTGTATCTCTCGTCAACGTACTTGGGGCGTGCCAATTGCTCTGTTTGTACATAAAGAAACGGCTGAATTACACCCTGATTCACTAGAGCTAATTGAGAAAGTAGCGAAACTAGTTGAAGAAAAAGGTATTCAAGCATGGTGGGATGTTGATGCTGCTGAGCTTATGGGCGAAGAAGATGCTGCAAACTACGAAAAAGTTTTAGATACTTTAGACGTATGGTTTGATTCTGGCGTAACTCACTTCTCTGTTGTTGACTCTCGCGAAGAATACAACTTCCCAGAAGAAGAAAGAACGCACAGTGCAGATCTTTACCTAGAAGGCTCAGATCAACACCGTGGTTGGTTCCAATCGTCGCTGATCTCATCAGTAGCAATGAAAGGTAAAGCACCTTACCGTCAAGTACTAACACACGGTTTCGTGGTGGATGGTAACGGTCGTAAGATGTCTAAATCTATCGGTAACGTTGTTGCACCTAAAGATGTAACAAACAAACTAGGTGCAGATATTCTTCGTCTATGGGTAGCATCTACTGATTATACTAACGAAGTTGCAGTTTCGGATGAAATTCTAAAACGTTCAGCTGACGCATACCGTCGTATTCGTAATACAGCTCGTTTCTTCCTAGCTAACTTAAGTGGCTTTAACCCAGCAACAGATATCGTTCCTGCAGAAGAAATGGTAGCGTTAGATCGTTGGGCTGTAGGTCGTGCATTTGCAGCACAGCAAGAGATCATTAAATCTTACGATGAATACAACTTACACGAAGTAACTCAGCGTTTGATGCATTTCTGTTCAATCGAAATGGGTTCTTTCTACTTAGATGTAATTAAAGACCGTCAATACACAGCTAAGAAGGGCGGTCACGCTCAACGCAGTTGTCAAACGGCGCTTTACTACATCGTAGAAGCATTAGTTCGTTGGATGGCTCCTATTATGTCATTCACTGCTGATGAAATCTGGAATGAAATGCCAGGTGAGCGTGAGAAATTTGTATTTACAGGCGAATGGTACCAAGGTCTATTTGATCTTGCTGAAGGTGAAGAGTTCAATAATGAATTCTGGACTGAAATCCAAGCGGTTCGTGCTTCTGTAAATAAATTACTTGAAGCTGCACGTGGTGAGAAAGTGATCGGTGGCGCACTTCAAGCAGAAGTAACGCTGTACGCTGATGACGCATTAATTGCTAAAATCAACAAATTAGAAGATGAACTGCGTTTTGTTCTTCTAACTTCAGCAGCAACTGTTAAACCACTTAGTGAGAAAACAGAATCAGCGAAAGCAACAGAATTAGATGGTCTGTTTGTTGATGTTGCTGCATCTGAAGCGGCGAAGTGTGAGCGTTGTTGGCACCATGTTGCTGATGTAGGTACTATCGAAGGTCACGAAGAAGTATGTGGTCGTTGTGTATCTAACGTTGATGGTGAAGGCGAAGAGCGTAAATTTGCATAA
- the murJ gene encoding murein biosynthesis integral membrane protein MurJ: protein MSKRLLRSGLIVSIMTLVSRVLGLVRDVVVANLMGAGASADVFFFANKIPNFLRRLFAEGAFSQAFVPVLTEYHASGDDNKTRELIAKASGTLGVLVTIVTFFGIIGSGVVTALFGAGWFMDWLNDGPAAPKFELASFLLKITFPYLWFITFVALSGAILNTLGKFAVSSFTPVFLNIAIIACAYFVSPNLEQPEIGLAIGVFLGGLIQFLFQLPFLYKAKMLVRPQWGWNDPGVVKIRTLMIPALFGVSVSQINLLFDTFIASFLATGSISWLYYSDRLLEFPLGLFGIAIATVILPALSRKHVDAEGDGFSQTMDWGVRMVILLGIPAMLGLMVLAKPMLMVLFMRGEFSPNDVNQASLSLLAYASGLLNFMLIKVLAPGYYARQDTKTPVRYGIIAMVTNMFFNAIFAYFYGYVGLAMATALSALVNMVLLYRGLHLANVYKLSKETVFFVLKLIVSGGVMVSILLWLMPSMSIWLEWDLAKRVMMLFAFIGLGATSYLMTAIVFGLRLRHLRASV, encoded by the coding sequence GTGAGTAAACGACTTTTACGTTCTGGCTTAATAGTCAGCATCATGACTTTAGTGTCTCGAGTTCTCGGTTTAGTCCGTGATGTCGTGGTTGCAAATCTTATGGGCGCAGGAGCATCGGCTGATGTTTTCTTCTTTGCAAATAAGATCCCCAACTTTTTACGTCGTCTATTTGCAGAGGGCGCTTTTTCTCAAGCATTTGTCCCTGTTTTAACTGAATACCATGCCAGTGGGGATGACAACAAAACGCGTGAATTAATTGCAAAAGCCTCGGGAACGCTTGGGGTTCTTGTTACCATCGTCACCTTCTTTGGTATTATTGGCTCAGGTGTCGTCACTGCATTGTTTGGTGCAGGTTGGTTTATGGATTGGCTTAATGATGGTCCAGCAGCACCTAAATTTGAGTTGGCCAGCTTTCTTTTAAAAATTACCTTTCCTTATTTATGGTTTATCACATTTGTAGCCTTGTCGGGCGCCATTTTAAATACCCTTGGGAAGTTTGCTGTTTCTTCTTTTACGCCTGTTTTCCTTAATATAGCCATTATTGCGTGTGCATATTTCGTCTCTCCTAATTTAGAGCAGCCAGAAATCGGCTTAGCAATAGGGGTATTTTTAGGCGGTTTAATCCAATTCTTATTCCAACTTCCATTTCTTTATAAAGCAAAGATGTTAGTTCGCCCACAATGGGGGTGGAATGATCCTGGTGTAGTAAAAATCAGAACGTTAATGATCCCTGCATTATTTGGTGTGTCTGTTAGTCAAATCAACTTATTATTTGATACCTTTATTGCCAGCTTTTTAGCGACGGGCTCGATCAGTTGGCTATATTATTCTGATCGTCTGTTAGAGTTTCCTTTAGGGCTATTTGGTATTGCTATTGCAACCGTAATATTACCAGCATTATCACGTAAACATGTCGATGCAGAAGGCGATGGATTTTCGCAAACTATGGATTGGGGCGTTCGTATGGTGATTTTACTTGGTATTCCAGCCATGCTGGGTTTAATGGTACTAGCCAAGCCGATGTTGATGGTCTTGTTTATGCGTGGTGAGTTTTCTCCAAATGATGTAAACCAAGCTTCTTTGTCTTTATTGGCTTACGCATCTGGTTTGTTGAACTTTATGTTAATTAAAGTATTAGCGCCTGGTTATTACGCTCGTCAAGATACTAAAACACCAGTTCGTTACGGTATCATTGCCATGGTAACCAACATGTTCTTTAATGCTATTTTTGCTTATTTTTATGGCTATGTTGGTCTTGCTATGGCGACAGCATTATCTGCATTAGTTAATATGGTTCTCTTATATAGAGGACTGCATTTAGCAAATGTATATAAATTATCAAAAGAGACGGTATTTTTTGTATTGAAGCTAATTGTGTCAGGCGGTGTTATGGTATCTATTTTACTGTGGCTGATGCCGAGCATGAGCATCTGGTTAGAGTGGGATTTGGCTAAGCGAGTGATGATGCTATTTGCCTTTATTGGTTTAGGTGCCACTTCTTACTTAATGACAGCTATTGTATTTGGATTGCGCCTGCGTCATTTAAGAGCATCAGTCTAA
- a CDS encoding metalloregulator ArsR/SmtB family transcription factor, with translation MDLQMMEDNAPQAVTLLKAMANERRLFILCLLLDGELSVGQIAEKLELSQSALSQHLGWLRRDELVSTRKESQTVFYSLNSQEVRSVIQLLHDLYCQK, from the coding sequence ATGGACTTACAAATGATGGAAGATAATGCACCACAAGCGGTGACATTATTAAAAGCAATGGCTAACGAACGTAGATTGTTCATTTTGTGCTTACTATTAGATGGTGAATTGTCGGTAGGTCAAATTGCAGAAAAATTAGAATTAAGTCAATCAGCACTGTCACAACACTTAGGCTGGCTACGTCGTGATGAGTTAGTCTCAACAAGAAAAGAATCTCAAACGGTTTTTTACTCATTAAATAGTCAAGAAGTAAGATCCGTTATTCAATTACTCCACGATTTATATTGTCAAAAGTAA
- the rpsT gene encoding 30S ribosomal protein S20 — translation MANSKSAKKRATQAERRRQHNASRRSMMRTYMKKTIAAIEAGDKEAATAALATATPLLDRMATKGLIHKNKAARHKARFTAAIKAL, via the coding sequence TTGGCAAATAGTAAATCTGCTAAGAAGCGCGCAACTCAAGCTGAAAGACGTCGCCAGCACAACGCTAGCCGTCGTTCAATGATGCGCACTTACATGAAAAAAACTATCGCAGCTATCGAAGCTGGCGATAAAGAAGCTGCAACTGCTGCACTAGCAACTGCAACTCCACTTCTAGACCGCATGGCGACTAAAGGCCTTATTCATAAGAATAAAGCTGCACGTCATAAAGCGCGTTTCACTGCTGCAATCAAAGCTCTTTAA
- the nhaR gene encoding transcriptional activator NhaR, translating into MSHLNYNHLYYFWMVCKQGSVTKAAEALFLTPQTVTGQIKALEDRLDGKLTKRNGRNIEPTELGQLIYKYADRMFGLSYEMLDIVNYSQQANVLFDVGVADALSKRLVSKVLSTTVPEDASIHLRCFESTHELLLEQLSQHKLDMILSDCPVDSSQNSGLFSKKLGECEMSFFCSKELKGVTFPEVLEKHKVLIPGSRTSMGRKVVQWCDQQGVTPNILGEFDDVALMKAFARENNAVFLAPSVYMNEADSDLSLHKIADVRDLKEEYYVIFAERMIQHPAVKSICEADFSHLFDF; encoded by the coding sequence ATGTCTCATTTAAACTATAACCATCTTTATTATTTTTGGATGGTATGCAAACAAGGTTCAGTAACTAAAGCGGCTGAGGCATTATTTCTTACTCCTCAAACCGTAACAGGTCAAATTAAAGCCCTAGAAGATAGACTTGATGGAAAGTTAACTAAACGTAATGGTCGTAATATTGAGCCTACAGAGCTAGGCCAACTTATTTATAAATACGCCGATCGTATGTTTGGTTTAAGTTATGAAATGCTAGATATCGTTAATTATAGTCAGCAAGCAAACGTACTGTTTGATGTTGGTGTTGCTGATGCGCTTTCTAAAAGGTTAGTTAGTAAGGTGCTTTCAACAACCGTTCCTGAAGATGCATCTATTCACTTACGTTGTTTTGAATCAACACACGAACTATTACTAGAACAATTATCTCAACATAAATTGGATATGATCCTTTCAGACTGTCCTGTAGATTCAAGCCAAAATTCAGGGTTATTCAGTAAAAAGTTGGGTGAATGTGAGATGAGCTTCTTTTGTTCAAAGGAACTTAAAGGAGTGACATTTCCTGAGGTATTAGAAAAACATAAGGTACTAATCCCAGGTAGTCGTACTTCAATGGGAAGAAAAGTGGTTCAATGGTGCGATCAACAAGGCGTGACTCCAAATATTTTAGGTGAGTTTGATGATGTTGCATTAATGAAAGCATTTGCTCGTGAAAATAATGCGGTTTTTTTAGCGCCTTCCGTATATATGAATGAAGCGGATTCTGATTTATCTTTACATAAGATTGCAGATGTAAGAGATCTAAAAGAAGAGTATTACGTCATTTTTGCAGAGAGAATGATACAGCACCCAGCGGTGAAAAGTATTTGTGAAGCAGACTTCTCGCATTTATTTGATTTTTAA
- a CDS encoding thymidylate synthase gives MKQYLDLCQRIVDEGTWIENERTGKRCLTVINADLTYDVENGVFPLVTTRKSFWKAAVAEMIGYIRGYDSAEDFRKIGTKTWDANANLNDAWLNNPHRKGDDDMGRVYGVQGRSWAKPNGEFVDQLKKIIDDLSQGIDDRGEILNFYNPGEFDMGCLRPCMYSHHFSLLGDTLYLNSTQRSCDVPLGLNFNMVQVYFLLAIVAQITGHKAGKAYHKIVNAHIYEDQLELMQTVQLKREPLQAPIFKINPEIKSLEDLETWVTMDDFEVIGYESHEAIKYPFSV, from the coding sequence GTGAAGCAGTATTTAGATTTATGCCAACGCATTGTAGATGAAGGAACTTGGATCGAAAACGAGCGCACAGGAAAGCGTTGTTTAACGGTGATTAATGCGGATTTAACTTATGATGTAGAAAATGGTGTTTTTCCTCTTGTGACAACACGTAAGAGCTTTTGGAAAGCGGCAGTAGCTGAAATGATTGGTTATATTCGTGGTTACGATAGCGCAGAAGACTTCCGTAAAATTGGAACAAAAACATGGGATGCGAATGCTAACCTTAACGATGCATGGCTAAACAACCCTCATCGTAAAGGTGATGATGACATGGGCCGAGTATATGGTGTGCAAGGTCGTTCATGGGCAAAACCAAATGGTGAGTTTGTCGATCAACTGAAAAAAATCATTGATGATTTAAGTCAGGGAATTGATGATCGTGGTGAGATTTTAAATTTTTATAACCCAGGTGAGTTTGATATGGGTTGCTTGCGTCCATGTATGTACTCACACCATTTTTCATTATTAGGTGATACGTTATACCTAAATAGCACTCAACGCTCTTGTGATGTGCCTCTAGGTCTAAACTTCAATATGGTTCAAGTGTATTTCTTATTAGCGATAGTGGCACAAATTACAGGGCATAAAGCAGGTAAGGCGTACCATAAGATTGTAAATGCACATATTTATGAAGACCAACTTGAACTAATGCAAACTGTGCAGCTAAAGCGTGAACCGTTACAAGCCCCAATCTTTAAAATAAACCCTGAGATTAAGTCACTAGAAGATTTAGAAACATGGGTAACTATGGATGACTTTGAAGTGATTGGCTATGAAAGCCACGAAGCAATTAAGTATCCTTTTTCTGTTTAA
- the fkpB gene encoding FKBP-type peptidyl-prolyl cis-trans isomerase, with protein sequence MKIENNSEVTLHFTIKLKDGSVADSTHSSGKPAKFTMGDGSLSENFEKCLLGLEAEQAKSIELCAEDAFGLPNPDNIHHMDRNRFVGDAAAEVGTIMAFSGPDGMDIPGIITEIAGDSVTVDFNHPLAGQDVIFDVEIVAVG encoded by the coding sequence ATGAAAATAGAAAATAACAGTGAAGTTACCCTACATTTCACCATAAAATTAAAAGATGGATCTGTTGCGGATAGTACACATAGTTCAGGTAAGCCAGCAAAATTTACTATGGGTGATGGCAGCTTAAGTGAAAATTTTGAGAAATGTTTACTTGGTTTAGAAGCCGAGCAAGCTAAGAGTATTGAATTATGTGCTGAAGATGCATTTGGCCTTCCAAACCCTGATAATATTCATCATATGGATAGAAATCGCTTTGTAGGTGATGCCGCAGCTGAAGTCGGAACTATTATGGCCTTTAGTGGCCCTGATGGAATGGATATTCCAGGCATCATAACAGAAATTGCTGGTGACTCAGTGACAGTTGATTTTAATCACCCATTAGCGGGTCAAGATGTTATCTTTGATGTAGAGATTGTAGCGGTTGGTTAA
- a CDS encoding Na/Pi symporter: protein MNTQSISAATMSNTSRMLRWANLAFMLYLLLLAVSMVGTGFKWSVGQEAKVLFEFAAHPIAGLMIGLVATALIQSSSTVTSIIVGLVAGGLPVETAIPMVMGANIGTTVTNTLVSLGHARCKNEFRRAFACATVHDFFNLLAVTIFLPLEMMFGIFQKLSAWLVSPLLNAGDMSMKGFDFIKPITKPVISAIQEPLSSFGSMTGGLLMIALGITILFIAITLMGKLMKSLMVGRAKELLKSAIGRGPIHGIASGTAVTVLVQSSSTTTSLMVPLVGTGVLKVRDVYPFTLGANIGTCVTALLAATAVSGEYAVFALQIALVHLCFNVIATLVIFGTPFLRELPIKGAEWIAEMANRNRSVVAGYLGFVFIILPGSVLALTV, encoded by the coding sequence ATGAATACCCAATCAATTTCTGCAGCAACAATGAGCAATACCTCGCGCATGCTGCGTTGGGCAAACTTAGCATTTATGCTTTACCTTCTTCTTTTAGCCGTTTCTATGGTTGGTACAGGCTTTAAATGGTCTGTAGGTCAAGAAGCGAAAGTTCTTTTTGAATTTGCTGCTCACCCAATTGCGGGCTTAATGATCGGCTTAGTGGCAACAGCGTTAATTCAATCATCTTCAACAGTAACTTCAATTATTGTTGGATTAGTAGCTGGTGGTTTACCTGTTGAAACAGCTATCCCTATGGTTATGGGTGCAAACATTGGTACAACCGTTACAAATACACTAGTAAGTCTTGGTCATGCTCGTTGTAAGAACGAATTTAGACGTGCTTTTGCTTGTGCGACAGTTCATGACTTCTTCAACCTACTAGCGGTAACTATTTTCTTACCATTAGAGATGATGTTTGGTATTTTCCAAAAACTATCAGCATGGTTAGTATCTCCGCTACTAAATGCTGGTGATATGAGCATGAAAGGCTTTGATTTTATTAAGCCTATTACAAAGCCGGTAATCAGTGCTATTCAAGAGCCACTATCAAGCTTTGGTAGTATGACTGGTGGTCTACTAATGATTGCTCTTGGTATTACGATTTTGTTCATCGCTATTACCTTAATGGGTAAGTTAATGAAGAGCCTAATGGTTGGTCGTGCAAAAGAACTACTTAAAAGTGCAATCGGTCGTGGTCCTATACACGGTATTGCATCAGGTACTGCGGTTACGGTTCTTGTTCAATCATCATCAACAACGACAAGTTTAATGGTTCCGCTAGTTGGTACTGGTGTTCTTAAAGTTCGCGATGTATATCCATTTACTCTAGGTGCTAACATTGGTACTTGTGTAACAGCTCTACTAGCAGCTACAGCGGTGTCTGGTGAGTATGCAGTATTCGCTCTACAAATTGCACTAGTTCACTTATGCTTTAACGTTATAGCAACGCTAGTAATCTTCGGTACGCCATTCTTACGTGAGTTACCAATTAAAGGTGCTGAGTGGATTGCTGAAATGGCTAACCGTAACAGAAGTGTGGTAGCTGGATATTTAGGTTTTGTATTTATCATCCTACCTGGTAGTGTATTAGCACTAACCGTTTAA
- the lspA gene encoding signal peptidase II — MTSDKKTLPLLKESGLRWLWLAGIIFMADISIKLFVMKEMGYGWANRIEVLPFFNFLYVHNYGAAFSFLSDQAGWQRWFFTGIAISVCGLLVYWMRKAPQKDKLNNIAYALIIGGAIGNVFDRLVHGFVVDYLDFYWGNYHWPAFNLADAAICIGAGLIILDGLRSGKKEQ, encoded by the coding sequence ATGACTAGCGATAAGAAAACATTACCGCTGCTTAAAGAATCAGGACTCCGCTGGCTATGGCTAGCGGGGATCATCTTTATGGCAGACATCAGCATCAAATTATTTGTGATGAAAGAAATGGGTTATGGTTGGGCAAACCGTATTGAAGTATTGCCTTTCTTTAACTTTCTTTATGTTCATAACTATGGTGCAGCATTTAGCTTTTTAAGTGATCAAGCTGGTTGGCAACGTTGGTTTTTTACTGGCATTGCTATTAGCGTATGTGGTTTGTTAGTTTATTGGATGCGTAAAGCTCCGCAGAAAGATAAATTGAATAATATTGCTTATGCACTGATCATTGGTGGTGCTATTGGTAATGTTTTTGATCGCTTAGTTCATGGTTTCGTTGTCGATTATCTCGATTTTTATTGGGGTAATTATCATTGGCCTGCATTCAATTTAGCGGATGCTGCCATATGTATCGGTGCGGGCTTGATCATTTTGGATGGTCTCCGCTCTGGTAAAAAAGAGCAATAA